The Podospora pseudocomata strain CBS 415.72m chromosome 1 map unlocalized CBS415.72m_1, whole genome shotgun sequence genome has a segment encoding these proteins:
- the BUD23 gene encoding 18S rRNA (guanine1575-N7)-methyltransferase (BUSCO:EOG092646EZ; COG:Q; EggNog:ENOG503NVKK), with product MSRPEDTLLADVHYDDVEARKYTTSSRIQNIQASMTRRALELLDLKTPSLILDVGCGSGLSGEILSDIPPEEGGPHVWIGMDISPSMLDVALQRDVEGDLFLADIGQGVPFRAGTFDAAISISAIQWLCNAESSETSPQQRLARFFGGLYQSLKRGGRAVCQFYPKNDVQKQMITSAAVKAGFGAGMLEDDPDTKNVKVYLVLTAGQSAVANTKSGDITGVVENMEGVDVVDNRRQGRSSGKGEIKKGSKQWIIKKKEQMERKGKVVKATSKYTGRKRRIAF from the coding sequence atgtCCCGCCCCGAAGACACCCTCCTCGCAGACGTCCACTACGACGACGTCGAAGCCCGCAagtacaccacctcctcccgcatCCAAAACATCCAAGCCTCCATGACCCGCCGCgcccttgagctcctcgacctcaaaaccccctccctcatcctcgacgtcGGCTGCGGCTCCGGCCTCTCAGGCGAGATCCTCTCCGACATCCCCCCCGAGGAAGGCGGACCTCACGTCTGGATCGGCATGGACATCTCCCCTTCCATGCTCGACGTCGCCCTGCAGCGCGACGTAGAAGGCGACTTGTTCCTCGCCGACATCGGCCAGGGCGTCCCCTTCCGCGCCGGCACCTTCGACGCAGCGATCAGCATCAGCGCCATCCAGTGGCTTTGCAACGCCGAGAGCAGCGAGACCTCTCCCCAgcagaggttggcgaggtttTTCGGGGGGTTGTATCAGAGCTTGAAGcggggtgggagggcggTGTGTCAGTTTTATCCAAAGAACGATGTCCAGAAGCAGATGATCACTTCTGCTGCGGTCAAGGCTGGTTTTGGGGCGGGTATGCTTGAGGATGATCCTGATACGAAGAATGTAAAGGTTTACTTGGTCTTGACGGCGGGTCAGAGCGCGGTGGCCAATACCAAGAGCGGGGATATTACCGGTGTGGTTGAGAATATGGAGGGGGTAGATGTGGTGGATAACCGGAGGCAGGGCAGGTCGtctgggaagggggagatcaagaagggtAGCAAGCAGTGGAttatcaagaagaaggaacagatggagaggaagggaaaggTTGTCAAGGCTACGAGCAAGTACACGGGGCGGAAACGTCGGATTGCTTTCTAG
- the SVP26 gene encoding erv26 superfamily protein (EggNog:ENOG503P13K; COG:I; COG:T), which produces MWILPLVGYLGSIVGFGFMTLAIASGLYYLSELVEEHTVIAKRFLSKLIYSIMALQLLLCVVDRFPFFLTVLGIFSHFIYLGNMRRFPFVKLTDPLFLASCALVLINHYVWFKHFSHHQERAYQNVSYYDTPDDIPTFTEIASYFGLCVWLVPFALFVSLSASDNVLPTMGSGSSGDFSSSSTSNGSKKRGQGMFKALVDGVLNTMAELGNMTGLKKLEDRL; this is translated from the exons ATGTGGATTTTGCCGTTGGTCGGATACCTCGGGTCGATCGTGGGCTTTGGCTTCATGACCCTGGCCATAG CCTCCGGCCTCTACTACCTCTCTGAACTCGTCGAAGAGCACACCGTTATCGCGAAGcgcttcctctccaagctcaTTTACTCGATCATGgccctccagcttctcctctgcGTCGTCGACcgtttccccttcttcctcaccgTTCTCGGCATCTTCTCGCACTTTATCTACTTAGGCAACATGCGGCGCTTCCCCTTTGTGAAACTCACCGACCCCTTGTTCCTCGCCTCGTGTG CCCTCGTTTTAATCAACCACTACGTCTGGTTCAAAcacttctcccaccaccaagaacgCGCCTACCAAAACGTCTCCTATTACGACACTCCTGACGACATCCCCACCTTCACCGAGATCGCCTCCTACTTCGGGCTCTGCGTCTGGCTCGTTCCCTTCGCATTGTTTGTTTCCCTCTCAGCAAGTGACAACGTCCTCCCCACCATGGGAAGCGGGAGCAGCGGTGacttctcctcgtcgtctACATCAAACGGCAGCAAAAAGAGAGGACAGGGCATGTTCAAGGCGCTGGTGGATGGAGTCCTAAATACAATGGCCGAGTTGGGCAACATGAcggggttgaagaagctggaggataGGCTCTAG
- a CDS encoding uncharacterized protein (EggNog:ENOG503PAD1; COG:S) yields the protein MTSTWSPSFFLAMAALKIVPGQSGYMNLTSTERDTIQHVERFGASLSLVGVSFIFWAYWMFKRVRTVPNTFILFASIANVGASIACLIGYAGIVAGDDSGLCKVQAFLLEMFMQSDPWWSLAMAVNVYMVFFMAYNPNNFHRHLWMYCVVCFGVPAVPAVVMLFHRPGDVHMYGNATLWCWIADAYNQLRIFLYYLPIWTCIALSALIYVAVGYHVFHQRNQLRNLTLSNQAKDASGTDLRGSAEKEPQFDDRRGACYGTVTTEVQVTAEAAECSSHASTLTDGTHDQQHEATPPSTPTGASSITPVLPPAHRHAMATAPQPPAATLHPWVSPAESLDSDDFGRSPTSHSCSRTQHSNPFKTISSVSSAPRCRSASVANVNRQNWLKTRFDHVGQAWKKFRYKLVNLDPIKLAYLRTSFVFAISVLVTWTPSSINRVYALMYPATTSYSLNLASAVVLPLQGLWNAVIFAATSWAVLAEEFKTLWIRSGVRIPGRWQEEQQEGGAVVNREGVEGFKMAWHQNGRGRVSHEEGDDGDDVLVPPERVFRERHGSVAGGFDGGGGSRRPSEYGSRRPSEYLVPPLGGPGSPRAGQGQVRVIRGGSL from the exons ATGACCAGCACTTGGtctccctccttctttcTCGCTATGGCCGCTCTCAAGATTGTCCCTGGACAAAGCGGCTACATGAATTTGACATCGACAGAACGAGACACCATCCAACATGTGGAACGGTTTGGGGCCTCCCTGAGCCTGGTGGGGGTTTCCTTCATCTTTTGGGCTTACTGGATGTTTAAGCGGGTTCGGACGGTACCCAACACTTTTATCCTCTTTGCTTCCATTGCGAACGTTGGGGCCAGCATCGCCTGCTTGATCGGCTATGCTGGAATAGTCGCCGGGGATGACTCTGGGCTATGTAAAGTTCAAGCGTTTTTGCTGGAGAT GTTCATGCAGTCGGATCCTTGGTGGTCGCTTGCCATGGCTGTCAATGTGTACATGGTTTTTTTCATGGCATACAACCCGAACAACTTTCACAGACATCTCTGGATGTACTGTGTCGTTTGCTTCGGTGTTCCCGCCGTCCCGGCAGTTGTCATGTTATTCCATCGGCCTGGCGATGTGCACATGTACGGGAACGCAACA CTGTGGTGCTGGATTGCCGACGCGTACAATCAGCTGCGCATCTTTCTCTACTACCTACCAATCTGGACTTGCATCGCGCTGTCTGCTCTCATCTACGTGGCAGTCGGCTACCATGTGTTTCACCAGCGTAACCAGTTGAGGAACCTCACACTGAGCAACCAGGCCAAGGACGCCTCCGGCACCGACCTCAGAGGATCAGCGGAAAAG GAACCCCAATTCGACGACAGAAGAGGCGCATGCTATGGCACCGTGACAACCGAGGTCCAAGTGACAGCCGAAGCGGCAGAGTGCTCCTCGCACGCCTCGACCTTGACGGATGGCACTCACGACCAGCAGCACGAAGCGACCCCGCCCTCGACACCCACCGGCGCGTCAAGCATCACACCTGTCCTACCGCCCGCCCACCGCCAtgccatggccaccgccccTCAGCCACCAGCCGCCACCCTCCACCCGTGGGTATCGCCCGCCGAGTCCCTCGACTCCGACGACTTCGGGAGATCCCCCACCTCGCACTCGTGCTCTCGAACCCAGCACTCGAACCCGTTCAAGACTATCTCGAGTGTTTCCTCTGCCCCAAGATGCCGGTCCGCCTCTGTCGCGAATGTCAACAGGCAAAATTGGTTGAAGACCAGGTTTGACCACGTCGGTCAGGCGTGGAAGAAGTTCCGGTACAAGCTTGTCAACCTGGACCCGATCAAGCTGGCCTATCTCCGGACCTCGTTTGTTTTTGCGATCTCAGTGCTCGTGACGTGGACGCCGAGCAGTATCAACCGCGTTTACGCTCTCATGTACCCAGCTACGACGAGCTACTCGCTCAATCTTGCTTCTGCCGTCGTGTTGCCGCTTCAGGGGTTGTGGAATGCCGTCATTTTTGCGGCGACTAGCTGGGCTGtgttggcggaggagtttAAGACTTTGTGGATCAGGTCTGGGGTGAGGATACCGGGACGGTGGCAGGAGGAACAAcaggaagggggggcggtggtaaatagggaaggggtggaaggctTTAAGATGGCTTGGCACCAGaatgggagagggagggttagtcacgaggaaggggacgatggggatgatgtgTTGGTGCCGCCGGAGAGGGTGTTTAGGGAACGGCATGGGAGTGTGGCGGGTGggtttgatggtgggggtgggagtaGACGGCCGTCGGAGTATGGGAGTCGAAGACCGTCGGAGTATTTGGTGCCACCTTTGGGGGGCCCGGGGAGTCCGAGGGCTGGGCAGGGGCAGGTCAGGGTTATTAGGGGAGGTTCTTTATGA